The following are encoded together in the Triticum dicoccoides isolate Atlit2015 ecotype Zavitan chromosome 6B, WEW_v2.0, whole genome shotgun sequence genome:
- the LOC119324561 gene encoding uncharacterized protein LOC119324561 encodes MNNGYADMRHRGRQPLMDSSSVLMSGHLAPGYTTVGHGQSQTSFSLDFRGSAMDNCSRGNRGVQRSGHASAQDDACRLVLGLGPSPESSSVNYQQPDGGAGKSKAPVTLLGRSLSFTNPGTMTLGLHDQVGNAEAIARHFEPPGGNIISFSVVDESSTSARRSSGGYIPSLLFASRPNLCVPQENRAEGHDELLDDHTDNGNDSAEHRLQFSSEPSATTMTETSFGMSSDVVTGVTDRGQPVHRRFPKKCRFKGCSKGARGASGLCIAHGGGQRCQKPGCYKGAESRTAYCKAHGGGRRCMQLGCTKSAEGKTDHCIAHGGGRRCGHNSCPKAARGKSGRCIKHGGGKRCAVEDCIRSAEGKVGFCISHGGGRRCQYPDCRKGAQGSTLYCKSHGGGKRCVFEGCAKGAEGSTPLCKAHGGGKRCMHEGGGVCPKSVHGGTSYCVAHGGGKRCAVPGCGKSARGRTEFCVKHGGGKRCKVDICGKSAQGSTEFCKAHGGGKRCTFGTGCDKFARGRSGLCAAHATLVASQSQSQAQQRGRGGGSMIGPGLFRGIVSSSAAAAAASAMNYEYSSGVSAVSECDGSPVPTPGRQELIPPQVLVPLSMKSPSPSADRRRESGELCVPEGRVHGGGLLSLLGGSFRNVIDVDKLSSR; translated from the coding sequence ATGAATAACGGTTACGCAGATATGCGTCACCGTGGAAGGCAGCCCCTGATGGACAGCTCTTCGGTGTTGATGTCTGGGCACTTGGCGCCGGGCTACACTACTGTCGGCCATGGTCAGAGTCAGACCTCATTTTCCTTGGACTTCCGGGGTTCGGCAATGGACAACTGCAGCCGTGGCAACAGGGGTGTCCAGCGGTCTGGTCATGCTTCTGCCCAAGATGATGCGTGCAGGCTGGTACTTGGACTGGGTCCGTCGCCGGAATCTAGCTCTGTGAATTACCAGCAGCCTGACGGAGGAGCAGGCAAGTCGAAAGCACCGGTGACTCTGCTTGGCCGGAGTTTATCGTTCACTAATCCTGGGACGATGACCCTTGGGCTTCATGATCAGGTGGGTAATGCTGAAGCTATCGCTCGGCATTTTGAACCGCCTGGAGGAAACATCATCTCCTTCTCCGTTGTCGACGAGAGCTCGACGTCGGCCAGGAGGAGCTCCGGTGGCTACATTCCGTCGCTGCTCTTCGCGTCTCGGCCGAATCTTTGTGTTCCTCAAGAGAATCGGGCAGAGGGGCATGATGAACTGCTGGATGATCACACGGACAACGGCAATGATAGTGCCGAGCATCGCCTTCAATTCAGCTCTGAACCTTCTGCAACGACAATGACAGAGACTTCGTTCGGTATGAGCTCTGATGTTGTCACCGGTGTAACTGATCGTGGACAGCCGGTTCATCGCCGGTTTCCGAAGAAGTGCAGGTTCAAAGGGTGCTCTAAAGGTGCGAGAGGTGCATCAGGCCTGTGCATTGCCCATGGCGGCGGGCAGAGGTGCCAGAAGCCCGGGTGCTACAAGGGTGCCGAGAGCCGAACAGCCTACTGCAAGGCCCATGGAGGCGGCCGGCGGTGTATGCAGCTCGGCTGCACTAAGAGCGCCGAGGGAAAGACGGATCACTGCATTGCCCACGGCGGAGGTCGCCGATGCGGACACAACAGCTGCCCTAAAGCCGCGCGTGGCAAGTCCGGGCGATGCATCAAGCACGGAGGAGGGAAGCGGTGCGCGGTTGAGGACTGCATCCGGAGCGCCGAGGGGAAGGTCGGGTTCTGCATCTCCCACGGCGGCGGCCGCCGTTGCCAGTACCCGGACTGCCGCAAGGGGGCGCAGGGCAGCACGCTGTACTGCAAGTCCCACGGCGGCGGCAAAAGGTGCGTCTTCGAGGGCTGCGCCAAGGGCGCGGAAGGCAGCACGCCGCTGTGCAAGGCGCACGGCGGCGGGAAGCGCTGCATGCACGAAGGCGGCGGCGTGTGCCCCAAGAGCGTCCACGGGGGCACCAGTTACTGCGTGGCGCACGGCGGTGGGAAGCGCTGCGCAGTGCCCGGGTGCGGCAAGAGCGCCCGCGGGCGCACAGAGTTCTGCGTGAAGCACGGCGGCGGCAAACGGTGCAAGGTCGACATCTGCGGCAAGAGCGCGCAGGGGAGTACGGAGTTCTGCAAGGCCCACGGTGGCGGCAAGCGGTGCACCTTCGGCACGGGCTGCGACAAGTTCGCCCGCGGGCGGAGCGGCCTCTGCGCCGCCCACGCGACGCTGGTGGCCTCGCAGTCCCAGTCCCAGGCACAGCAAcgaggacgcggcggcgggagcATGATCGGGCCGGGCCTCTTCCGAGGCATCGTGTCCTCGTCAgccgcggccgcagccgccagCGCCATGAACTACGAGTACTCGTCGGGCGTGAGCGCGGTGTCGGAGTGCGACGGCTCGCCGGTGCCTACGCCGGGGAGGCAGGAGCTGATtcctcctcaggtgctggttccccTCTCTATGAAGTCCCCGTCGCCATCCGCGGATAGGCGCAGGGAGAGTGGAGAGTTGTGTGTTCCAGAGGGGAGGGTGCACGGTGGTGGACTCCTGTCATTGCTCGGCGGGAGCTTCAGGAACGTCATTGACGTCGACAAACTCTCAAGCCGCTAG